Proteins encoded within one genomic window of Sediminispirochaeta bajacaliforniensis DSM 16054:
- a CDS encoding sigma-70 family RNA polymerase sigma factor: MPTKKNINSRSGDFGNENVISIYLKEINKVPLLSREDEDRYARLAADGDEHAKEMLIKSNLRFVVNVAKKYQNQGLPLADLINEGNIGLMNAIERYDVDKGYHFISYAVWWIRQAILKAISEKARMIRLPLNRANELVQIEKAKKGLQLEGKEEPEFEEIARAVGMDAEHVASLVNISRDLVSLESPVYTDRSQSELGDFIEDVDYKSPDETLMEQSLKEDIAKVLDTLSEKEADIIRHRFGLDGRAPLSLKDIGDRYNLTKERIRQIEKKAIKRLQHPSRRQYLESYVAV; encoded by the coding sequence ATGCCTACAAAAAAGAATATAAACAGCAGGTCCGGAGATTTCGGAAATGAGAATGTTATTTCAATATATTTAAAAGAAATCAACAAGGTACCTCTTCTCTCCAGGGAAGACGAGGATCGTTACGCTCGGCTTGCCGCCGATGGTGATGAACATGCCAAGGAGATGTTGATCAAAAGCAACCTTCGCTTTGTGGTAAATGTAGCCAAGAAGTATCAGAATCAGGGACTTCCCCTGGCCGATCTCATCAATGAGGGAAATATCGGATTGATGAATGCTATCGAGCGCTACGATGTCGATAAGGGGTATCATTTTATCAGTTATGCCGTGTGGTGGATCCGCCAGGCAATACTGAAGGCCATCAGTGAAAAGGCCCGGATGATTCGTCTGCCTCTCAACCGTGCGAACGAGCTTGTTCAGATCGAGAAGGCGAAGAAGGGGCTTCAGCTGGAAGGAAAAGAAGAACCCGAGTTTGAAGAGATAGCCCGGGCCGTCGGTATGGACGCCGAGCATGTTGCTTCCCTTGTCAATATCAGCCGTGATCTTGTTTCTCTGGAGTCTCCCGTTTACACCGATCGAAGTCAAAGTGAGCTTGGTGATTTTATCGAAGATGTGGACTACAAGAGTCCCGACGAGACGCTGATGGAGCAGTCTCTGAAAGAGGATATTGCCAAGGTGCTTGATACCCTTTCCGAAAAAGAGGCCGATATTATCCGCCACCGCTTCGGGCTTGACGGAAGAGCGCCTCTTTCTCTCAAGGACATCGGCGACCGATACAATCTTACCAAAGAGCGAATCCGGCAGATCGAGAAGAAAGCGATCAAGCGGCTTCAGCATCCTTCTCGTCGGCAATACCTTGAATCTTATGTTGCTGTATAG
- the ppdK gene encoding pyruvate, phosphate dikinase, which produces MAKTKMIYFFGDGKAEGNAKMKDLLGGKGANLAEMTSIGVPVPPGFTISTEVCSAFYENKRSYPAGFDSELKEHLSSLEKLMGKKLGDANDPLLVSVRSGAAISMPGMMDTILNLGLNDQATVGLGEKTGNPRFAWDAYRRFIQMFSNVAMGMKGEVFEAILEKIKADKNVELDTELDADDLQKVVTEYKKAYKKHMKSDFPQDPVDQLQKAIDAVFGSWMNDRAIHYRKLNNITGLLGTAVNVQSMVFGNFGDDSGTGVCFSRDPSTGKKVFYGEFLMNAQGEDVVAGIRTPEKLSSLKKRNSAVYDELEAIKDKLESHYHDMQDIEFTIQQGKLFLLQTRNGKRTGPAAVKIAVDMVAEKMITEEEAIGRVSPDQLDQLFHPGIDPKMKKSLSPIAKGLNASPGAATGQVVFTAEDAEAWAKDGKKVLLVRKETSPEDIGGMVAAQGVLTSTGGMTSHAAVVARGMGKPCVAGCKAVVVSGKAMSVDGKKFKEGDYLSIDGSTGEVFEGELELVSPKITKDLATFLGWADKVRLSAKREGIAGVGFQVRTNADQPADAKVARKFGAEGIGLCRTEHMFFDEGKLEIFQEMIISETAEARSDALKKLLPLQKKDFKGIFTAMEGLPVTIRLLDPPLHEFVPKTAEEVKELAAKLGIKPAQLKAKAEALKELNPMLGHRGCRLGITYPEIYDMQVEAIMAAACEVQKSGKKVHPEIMIPLIGTVKELQMLRANAEAVIEKVLSQKKMKVDYKIGTMIEIPRAALTADKVAASADFFSFGTNDLTQMTFGYSRDDIGSFIGDYLDQGVLPRDPFQSLDTEGVGQLVSMGVERGRSVKGDLKMGICGEHGGDPDSIDFCYRTGLNYVSCSPYRVPIARLAAAQAVARSKK; this is translated from the coding sequence ATGGCTAAAACAAAAATGATCTATTTTTTTGGTGACGGGAAGGCGGAAGGCAACGCGAAGATGAAGGATTTGCTCGGGGGCAAGGGAGCAAATCTGGCCGAAATGACCAGCATCGGCGTGCCTGTACCTCCGGGCTTCACAATTTCCACCGAGGTTTGTTCTGCATTTTATGAGAACAAACGTTCTTATCCCGCAGGATTTGACTCGGAACTTAAAGAGCATCTTAGTTCGCTTGAAAAGCTTATGGGAAAGAAACTGGGAGATGCAAATGATCCTCTTCTTGTTTCCGTCCGTTCCGGTGCCGCCATATCCATGCCTGGTATGATGGATACCATCCTCAATCTTGGTTTAAATGATCAGGCAACGGTAGGCCTCGGCGAAAAGACCGGTAATCCGCGATTTGCCTGGGATGCGTATCGCCGTTTTATCCAGATGTTTTCCAATGTGGCCATGGGTATGAAAGGGGAGGTATTCGAGGCTATTCTTGAAAAAATCAAGGCGGATAAAAACGTTGAACTCGACACCGAACTTGATGCCGATGATCTCCAGAAGGTTGTGACGGAATACAAGAAGGCATACAAGAAACACATGAAGAGCGATTTCCCTCAGGATCCTGTGGATCAGCTCCAAAAGGCAATCGATGCGGTTTTCGGTTCATGGATGAATGATCGGGCTATCCACTATCGTAAGCTCAACAATATCACCGGTTTGCTCGGTACCGCCGTTAATGTCCAGTCCATGGTCTTTGGAAATTTCGGTGACGACTCGGGAACCGGCGTCTGTTTTAGCAGGGACCCTTCGACGGGAAAAAAGGTGTTCTACGGTGAGTTCCTTATGAATGCCCAGGGAGAAGATGTTGTCGCCGGTATCCGGACCCCTGAAAAGCTTAGTTCTCTAAAAAAGCGAAATTCCGCCGTATATGACGAGCTTGAGGCTATCAAGGACAAACTCGAAAGCCACTACCACGACATGCAGGATATCGAGTTCACCATTCAGCAGGGGAAGCTTTTTCTGCTTCAGACCAGAAACGGTAAGAGGACCGGACCTGCGGCGGTAAAGATTGCCGTTGACATGGTTGCCGAAAAGATGATCACGGAAGAGGAGGCCATCGGACGGGTTAGCCCCGATCAGTTGGACCAGCTTTTTCACCCCGGTATCGATCCAAAAATGAAGAAATCGCTTTCTCCCATTGCCAAGGGACTCAACGCTTCCCCCGGAGCAGCAACCGGTCAGGTCGTTTTTACGGCTGAAGACGCCGAAGCCTGGGCGAAGGATGGGAAAAAGGTCCTGCTCGTGCGAAAAGAGACCAGCCCCGAAGATATCGGCGGAATGGTTGCCGCTCAGGGTGTGCTTACCAGCACCGGCGGTATGACCAGTCACGCTGCTGTCGTCGCCCGCGGTATGGGTAAGCCCTGTGTCGCCGGTTGTAAGGCAGTGGTCGTTTCAGGAAAAGCCATGAGTGTCGACGGAAAGAAGTTCAAGGAAGGTGACTATCTCTCCATCGACGGTTCTACAGGTGAGGTTTTCGAGGGTGAGCTCGAGCTTGTTTCTCCCAAGATTACCAAAGACCTTGCCACCTTTTTGGGATGGGCCGATAAGGTCCGTCTCTCCGCAAAGCGGGAAGGCATTGCCGGTGTCGGCTTTCAGGTAAGGACCAATGCCGATCAGCCGGCCGATGCCAAGGTTGCCCGGAAATTCGGAGCGGAAGGGATCGGTCTTTGCCGAACCGAGCACATGTTCTTCGACGAGGGAAAGCTGGAGATATTCCAGGAGATGATCATTTCTGAAACGGCGGAGGCACGTTCTGATGCCTTAAAGAAACTACTCCCTCTACAGAAAAAAGACTTCAAGGGAATCTTTACCGCAATGGAAGGGCTCCCCGTTACCATACGGCTCCTTGATCCTCCCTTACATGAATTCGTTCCCAAAACGGCGGAAGAGGTGAAAGAGCTGGCGGCAAAGCTCGGAATCAAGCCTGCCCAGTTAAAAGCGAAGGCCGAAGCGTTGAAAGAGCTCAACCCCATGCTTGGTCACCGCGGTTGCCGTCTCGGTATTACCTATCCCGAAATCTACGACATGCAGGTTGAGGCCATTATGGCGGCGGCCTGTGAGGTTCAGAAGTCGGGCAAAAAGGTGCATCCCGAAATCATGATCCCGCTTATCGGAACCGTAAAAGAGCTTCAGATGCTCCGGGCCAATGCCGAAGCTGTTATTGAAAAGGTTCTTAGCCAGAAAAAGATGAAGGTTGATTATAAGATCGGCACCATGATCGAGATTCCCCGTGCCGCGTTGACCGCCGACAAGGTTGCGGCTTCCGCCGATTTCTTCAGTTTCGGAACCAACGACCTTACCCAGATGACCTTCGGCTATAGCCGGGACGACATCGGTTCCTTTATCGGAGATTATCTTGATCAGGGCGTCTTACCCCGTGATCCCTTCCAGTCATTGGATACCGAAGGTGTCGGGCAGCTTGTTTCCATGGGTGTCGAGAGGGGCCGATCGGTCAAAGGCGACCTCAAGATGGGGATCTGCGGTGAACACGGCGGAGATCCCGATTCCATCGATTTTTGTTATCGAACCGGGCTCAACTATGTCAGCTGTTCCCCTTACAGGGTTCCAATTGCCCGTCTTGCCGCAGCCCAGGCTGTGGCCCGTAGCAAAAAATAG
- a CDS encoding endonuclease III domain-containing protein, translating into MIEPQTLYQLFMELYGPRGWWPVVTDAGKQGHDAKGYHPLDYSIPDTAHRRFEIALGAILTQNTAWRNVRLCLEALDEAGAIDMQHLLSLSDERLEALIRPSGYYRQKARKLKTLARFFLENGYGEVSAASTPSREELLSLWGIGEETADSILLYAFGVPVLVIDAYTRRILARLKGEELSDREIRGYLSSATEGKDVEQQRRILNEFHALFVEHGKNRCAKRSPDCERCGIKAWCKGPF; encoded by the coding sequence GTGATAGAGCCACAGACTCTTTATCAGCTATTCATGGAACTTTATGGTCCGCGAGGTTGGTGGCCCGTGGTGACAGATGCGGGAAAGCAGGGCCACGATGCGAAGGGATACCATCCCTTGGATTATAGCATTCCCGATACGGCGCACCGCCGTTTCGAGATCGCTCTCGGAGCAATATTGACCCAAAACACCGCATGGCGTAATGTCCGCCTTTGCCTTGAGGCCTTGGATGAAGCCGGGGCAATCGATATGCAGCACCTGCTTTCTCTTTCCGACGAGCGGCTTGAGGCACTCATCCGGCCCTCGGGATATTACCGGCAGAAGGCGAGAAAACTGAAAACCCTTGCCCGTTTTTTCCTGGAGAATGGCTACGGGGAAGTATCCGCCGCATCGACGCCGAGTCGCGAAGAACTGCTTTCACTTTGGGGCATAGGCGAAGAAACCGCGGATTCGATTTTACTTTATGCCTTTGGTGTTCCGGTGCTTGTCATAGACGCCTATACTCGGCGGATACTTGCTCGTTTAAAGGGTGAGGAACTCTCGGATAGGGAGATACGCGGCTATCTTTCCTCCGCAACCGAGGGAAAAGATGTAGAGCAGCAACGTAGGATTCTCAATGAATTTCATGCCCTCTTTGTCGAACATGGAAAAAACAGATGTGCCAAGCGTTCCCCCGATTGTGAACGTTGTGGAATAAAGGCCTGGTGTAAAGGCCCGTTCTAA